In one Musa acuminata AAA Group cultivar baxijiao chromosome BXJ2-5, Cavendish_Baxijiao_AAA, whole genome shotgun sequence genomic region, the following are encoded:
- the LOC103985804 gene encoding enolase, which produces MVTIKFVKARQIFDSRGNPTVEVDLHCDDGTFARAAVPSGASTGVYEALELRDGGSDYLGKGVLKAVENVNTIIAPALIGKDPTEQAQIDNFMVQQLDGTQNEWGWCKQKLGANAILAVSLALCKAGASVKKIPLYQHIANLAGNKNLVLPVPAFNVINGGSHAGNKLAMQEFMILPVGASSFKEAMKMGVEVYHNLKAVIKKKYGQDATNVGDEGGFAPNIQENKEGLELLKTAIAKAGYTGKVVIGMDVAASEFYSEKDKTYDLNFKEENNDGSQKISGDSLKNVYKSFVSEYPIVSIEDPFDQDDWTHYAKMTEEIGDKVQIVGDDLLVTNPTRVAKAIKEKSCNALLLKVNQIGSVTESIEAVKMSKHAGWGVMASHRSGETEDTFIADLSVGLATGQIKTGAPCRSERLAKYNQLLRIEEELGAAAVYAGAKFRAPVEPY; this is translated from the exons ATGGTGACGATCAAGTTCGTGAAGGCCCGTCAGATCTTCGACAGCCGTGGAAACCCCACCGTCGAG GTGGATCTTCATTGTGATGATGGGACCTTTGCCAGGGCTGCTGTCCCCAGTGGTGCATCCACGG gTGTATACGAAGCATTGGAGTTGAGAGATGGTGGATCGGATTACCttgggaagggtgtcctcaag GCTGTTGAGAATGTGAATACTATAATTGCTCCAGCACTGATTGGCAAG GATCCTACTGAGCAAGCTCAGATTGATAACTTCATGGTCCAGCAGCTTGatggcacacaaaacgagtggggCTGGTGCAAACAGAAG CTTGGTGCCAATGCTATTTTGGCAGTATCACTTGCTTTATGCAAAGCAGGTGCAAGTGTGAAGAAGATTCCTCTCTATCAG CACATTGCAAATCTTGCTGGAAACAAGAACTTAGTTTTGCCTGTGCCTGCATTCAATGTTATAAATGGAGGATCACATGCAGGGAATAAGCTGGCCATGCAG GAATTCATGATTCTTCCGGTGGGGGCCTCCTCTTTCAAGGAAGCCATGAAGATGGGCGTGGaagtttatcataatttgaag GCTGTCATTAAGAAGAAGTACGGACAGGATGCCACTAATGTTGGAGATGAGGGTGGTTTTGCTCCCAACATTCAG GAGAACAAGGAAGGTCTTGAACTTTTGAAGACAGCCATAGCTAAAGCTGGTTATACCGGCAAA GTTGTGATTGGCATGGATGTTGCTGCTTCTGAATTCTATAGCGAAAAGGATAAGACTTACGATCTCAACTTCAAGGAGGAG AACAATGATGGTTCTCAAAAGATATCTGGAGACAGTCTGAAAAATGTCTACAAATCTTTTGTCAGTGAGTACCCCATCGTATCAATTGAAGACCCATTTGATCAGGATGATTGGACCCACTATGCAAAGATGACAGAAGAGATTGGAGATAAGGTGCAAATTGTTGGAGATGATCTTCTCGTTACCAACCCAACA CGTGTTGCCAAGGCGATAAAGGAGAAGTCATGCAATGCGCTTCTTTTGAAG GTGAATCAAATAGGGTCTGTTACCGAGAGTATTGAAgctgtcaaaatgtctaaacatgcTGGCTGGGGAGTGATGGCTAGCCACCGGAG TGGTGAGACGGAAGATACTTTTATTGCTGACCTCTCGGTTGGTTTAGCTACG GGCCAAATCAAGACTGGAGCTCCGTGCCGCTCTGAGCGCCTTGCTAAGTACAACCAG TTGCTGAGGATCGAGGAGGAGCTTGGTGCTGCAGCCGTCTATGCGGGAGCAAAGTTCCGAGCACCTGTGGAGCCCTACTAA
- the LOC135612735 gene encoding IRK-interacting protein-like: MASPFSCPSSFSLPSPPPLPPRSPVFDPIPEHEKEEEEEESQQLEVVPKEQPSSASVSGSPYVHNPTPLHSSVTASSAATSAPTATPRRPSRCRGQEESEAVSVSCNKCRPTSRDKLITVVPLDNAAGQHRHPMVSSSPSLRGLRSLFLSLTGRSPATASATPVSDVHEDQWRLAAAELSRKLVHATRKRDEALVEASRLKYSLAELERKVERLESHCRDLGAALQPGPATGLPPSSAPFTAEAFHLAVAEAHTAVRHLARSLISQVRLAGPGSRSSDRVATLIQPYDPRAAVQWRRNPSGLLFYMEALLNRVLYAGFEEDDGEESDLIDPAARCEASRTGYEAVRGLGWDEVLSKGTRHYSVGLSRFCDRKMSEVVAMVGRTRPWPEGLLQAFFGSAKGAWVVRLMARSVHPAIPTLRANRGARFDGRFMEDVAADRVKRLTPVGVRMMVAPGFHVYTGGVVKCKVLCVYNSGNTECSIDSCSGRNTSERPQQQKRQSM, from the exons ATGGCCTCTCCCTTCTCCTGTCCTTCGTCCTTTTCCCtcccctctcctcctccccttcctcctcgCTCTCCTGTCTTCGATCCG ATTCCCGAgcatgagaaagaagaagaagaggaggaatctCAGCAACTGGAAGTCGTGCCTAAAGAACAGCCATCGAGCGCATCCGTAAGCGGAAGTCCATACGTGCATAACCCCACGCCGCTCCACTCCTCCGTCACCGCTTCCTCAGCGGCGACAAGCGCACCGACGGCCACTCCGCGGCGACCCTCCCGGTGCAGAGGCCAGGAGGAGAGCGAGGCCGTGTCCGTCTCCTGCAACAAGTGCCGCCCCACCTCTCGTGACAAGCTCATAACAGTCGTCCCCCTCGATAACGCCGCTGGCCAGCATCGACACCCCATGGTGTCTTCTTCTCCCAGCCTCCGCGGCCTCCGATCTCTCTTCCTCTCCCTCACCGGCCGGAGCCCTGCCACCGCTTCAGCCACACCAGTTTCCGACGTTCACGAGGACCAATGGCGCCTCGCAGCGGCGGAGCTGTCGCGGAAACTCGTCCACGCTACCCGAAAACGCGATGAAGCCCTCGTTGAGGCCTCCCGCCTCAAGTACTCCCTCGCCGAGCTGGAGCGAAAGGTCGAACGCCTCGAGTCGCACTGCCGCGACCTCGGAGCCGCCCTCCAACCGGGCCCGGCTACCGGCTTACCCCCGTCCTCTGCCCCTTTCACCGCCGAGGCCTTCCACCTCGCCGTCGCCGAAGCCCACACGGCCGTGCGCCACCTCGCCCGCTCGCTGATCTCGCAGGTCCGTCTTGCGGGGCCAGGCTCACGGTCCTCCGACAGGGTCGCGACGCTGATCCAGCCGTACGATCCCCGGGCCGCGGTCCAGTGGCGGAGGAACCCAAGCGGGCTGCTGTTCTACATGGAGGCGCTGCTGAACCGGGTCCTGTACGCCGGATTCGAGGAGGACGACGGGGAGGAGTCCGACCTGATCGACCCGGCGGCACGGTGCGAGGCCAGCCGGACGGGCTACGAGGCCGTCCGAGGGCTAGGCTGGGACGAGGTTCTCAGCAAAGGCACGAGGCACTACAGCGTGGGGCTGAGTCGGTTCTGTGACCGAAAGATGAGCGAGGTGGTGGCGATGGTGGGACGCACGCGGCCGTGGCCTGAGGGGCTGCTGCAGGCCTTCTTCGGGTCGGCCAAGGGGGCGTGGGTGGTCCGGCTCATGGCCCGGTCAGTGCACCCGGCGATCCCGACGCTGAGGGCGAACAGAGGGGCGAGGTTCGATGGCCGGTTCATGGAGGACGTAGCGGCCGACAGGGTCAAGCGGCTGACTCCGGTGGGCGTGCGGATGATGGTGGCGCCGGGGTTCCACGTGTACACCGGCGGGGTGGTGAAGTGCAAGGTGCTCTGCGTGTACAACAGCGGCAACACGGAGTGCAGCATCGACAGTTGCAGCGGAAGGAACACTTCCGAGAGGCCGCAGCAGCAGAAGAGGCAGTCGATGTGA
- the LOC103985805 gene encoding very-long-chain aldehyde decarbonylase GL1-10, with protein MLPFTSIGEAEAALGRNLTAVEGVWFQYSAGMHDFWLYAHNIVFLLLVYSVAPLPVALAELKRPKAIHKYKLQPKVHVPVADVLKCYKNVVKTFLFAVGPLQLVSFPTIKLVGIRTGLPLPSVWEAAAQLAVYFVVEDYFNYWLHRALHSRWGYDHIHRVHHEFSAPVGFAAPYAHWAEVLILGFPAFLGPAIAPCHILVFWLWFVLRHVEAIETHCGYDFPQTPTKYIPFYGGAEYHDYHHYVGGRSHSNFASVFTYCDYIYGTDKGYRYQKGQLAKLKEQEEAKNQNGETNGMWEKYD; from the exons ATGCTGCCGTTTACGAGCATCGGCGAGGCGGAGGCGGCCCTGGGGAGGAACCTGACGGCGGTGGAGGGGGTCTGGTTCCAGTACTCCGCCGGCATGCATGACTTCTGGCTCTACGCCCACAAcatcgtcttcctcctcctggtCTACAGTGTCGCCCCGCTCCCCGTCGCCTTGGCGGAGCTGAAGCGCCCCAAGGCCATCCACAAGTACAAGCTCCAGCCCAAGGTCCACGTCCCCGTCGCCGACGTCCTCAAGTGCTACAAGAACGTCGTCAAGACCTTCCTCTTTGCCGTCGGCCCTCTCCAGCTCGTCTCCTTCCCCACCATCAAG tTGGTGGGGATTCGGACGGGGCTGCCGCTGCCGTCGGTGTGGGAGGCGGCGGCGCAGCTGGCCGTATACTTCGTGGTGGAGGACTACTTCAACTACTGGCTCCACCGGGCGCTGCACAGCCGGTGGGGCTACGATCACATCCACCGGGTGCACCACGAGTTCTCGGCGCCGGTGGGGTTCGCCGCCCCCTACGCCCACTGGGCGGAGGTGCTCATCCTCGGCTTCCCTGCCTTCCTCGGCCCCGCCATCGCTCCCTGTCACATCCTCGTCTTCTGGCTCTGGTTCGTCCTCCGCCACGTCGAGGCCATCGAGACGCACTGCGG CTATGACTTTCCTCAGACTCCCACCAAATACATCCCATTCTATGGAGGTGCGGAGTACCATGACTACCATCACTATGTTGGAGGGAGAAGTCACAGTAACTTCGCATCGGTGTTCACCTACTGTGACTACATATATGGAACCGATAAG GGCTACAGATATCAGAAAGGACAACTTGCAAAG CTGAAGGAGCAGGAGGAGGCAAAGAATCAAAATGGGGAAACGAATGGCATGTGGGAGAAGTATGATTGA
- the LOC103985803 gene encoding ATP-dependent Clp protease ATP-binding subunit CLPT1, chloroplastic — protein sequence MAASTLSLLPIPTKIASSLLPPSNPRAVRLSSSLLAGSISLAPPSLFRRPSLRFAAVVSLLPTANPERASAEKMPKWSSMAVRAFGMAELEARKLKYPKTGTEALLMGILVEGTNEASKFLRAIGITLFKVREEAVKLLGKSDLFSFSPEHPPLTESAQSALDWAVDEKLKSGEDGEITTAHMLLGIWSEKESAGYKILASLGFDDQKASELAKSANKDVVMNSR from the exons ATGGCCGCCTCAACCCTCTCCCTCCTCCCAATTCCCACCAAGATCGCCTCCTCCCTGCTGCCGCCGTCCAACCCCCGCGCCGTCCGCCTCTCGAGCTCTCTCCTCGCCGGCTCCATCTCCCTCGCGCCGCCCTCGCTGTTCCGGAGGCCGAGTCTCCGCTTCGCTGCCGTCGTCTCCTTGCTCCCCACAGC GAACCCGGAGAGAGCGTCGGCGGAGAAGATGCCCAA ATGGTCGTCGATGGCCGTAAGGGCCTTTGGCATGGCGGAATTGGAGGCGCGGAAGCTCAAGTACCCCAAAACAGGGACGGAGGCCCTCCTCATGGGCATCTTGGTTGAAG GAACAAATGAAGCATCAAAATTCTTACGTGCAATTGGAATTACTCTTTTTAAAGTGCGTGAAGAGGCTGTAAAGTTACTGGGCAAGTCGGACCTGTTCTCTTTTAGCCCTGAACATCCTCCCTTGACTGAATCAGCACAAAGCGCACTAGATTGGGCTGTTGATGAGAAATTGAAATCTG GTGAGGATGGAGAGATAACCACTGCACATATGCTTCTGGGCATATGGTCCGAGAAAGAGTCAGCTGGTTACAAGATATTGGCTTCCCTAGGCTTTGATGATCAGAAAGCTAGTGAGCTGGCTAAGTCT GCCAACAAGGATGTGGTCA